A genomic segment from Diadema setosum chromosome 11, eeDiaSeto1, whole genome shotgun sequence encodes:
- the LOC140234988 gene encoding sodium/glucose cotransporter 4-like: protein MEDPRLKAADIAVIVIHFLVVLALGIWSAWKSNRSTTTGYFLAGKSMSWWLVGLSLYVSNIGSIHFIGLSGTASNNGIAVISYEFHGLFCLLLLGFIFMPIYITSGVSTVPEYLQHRFGGSRLRVSLSVVSIVFIIITTLASEMYAGIVIIQQVLGWNLYLSIILLLVMTTVYTMAGGLTAVIYTDALQSVIMIIGGFILFFISMVRIGGFEELRSAYLNAIPNSTIQEMHQNPGNATLCGVPSSNAFHIFRHAGAGDYPWPGVVFGIFLLSAQYFCTNQFLVQRSLSTKNFTQTKAGTVLASYLKVLPLILMIYPGMISRALWPDEIACQDPERCMAVCGNPNGCSDIAYPRLVLKLMPTGLKGLMFGAMLAALMSTLTSVFNSLSTLFTMDVWTKFRPLARESELLIVGRTSTGVMAIIAVLWLPLIQASGTGQLFVYIQSMTSYLTPPIFAVYVAGMFWERITEKGAFYGLLSGVVVGVLRMVLDFVYTSPGCGQPDHRPEIVKNFHYLHFACVLFAVTLLMIVIISLFTEPIPSEKLVRLTWWTRHSKAPREPMPEAYNPVNSDKIANHLDVEEVEIKKPSMCRRVFNIICGISSATPEDQPAPESLEKMRSLEETPFWRRVMIANLIIAIGFGVFLFAFFG from the exons ATGGAGGATCCACGATTGAAGGCTGCCGATATAGCGGTGATCGTTATTCACTTCCTCGTAGTTCTTGCTCTGGGAATTTGG TCGGCATGGAAATCGAATCGGAGCACGACCACTGGCTATTTCCTGGCTGGGAAGAGCATGAGTTGGTGGTTG GTCGGTCTTTCGTTGTACGTCAGCAACATTGGAAGCATTCATTTCATCGGGCTCAGTGGAACGGCGTCAAACAATGGAATCGCCGTGATCTCTTACGAGTTTCAC GGACTTTTCTGCTTGTTGCTGCTGGGGTTCATCTTCATGCCGATATACATTACTTCCGGG GTTAGTACGGTTCCGGAGTACCTCCAACATCGGTTTGGTGGATCTCGCCTTCGTGTCTCTCTCTCCGTGGTCTCCatcgtcttcatcatcatcaccaccctCGCT TCGGAGATGTACGCCGGCATCGTGATCATACAGCAGGTGCTTGGATGGAACCTCTATCTCTCCATCATTCTGCTCCTCGTGATGACCACTGTTTACACGATGGCCGGAGGACTGACCGCGGTCATCTATACGGACGCTCTCCAATCCGTCATCATGATCATCGGTGGCTTCATCCTCTTCTTCATCT CCATGGTCAGAATCGGCGGCTTCGAGGAACTCCGAAGCGCCTACCTTAACGCCATCCCCAACTCCACCATCCAAGAGATGCATCAGAATCCTGGCAACGCGACCCTCTGCGGGGTGCCGTCCAGTAACGCCTTCCACATCTTCCGCCACGCTGGCGCCGGAGATTACCCCTGGCCTGGCGTGGTCTTCGGTATCTTCCTCCTCTCCGCTCAGTATTTCTGCACCAACCAG TTCCTGGTCCAGAGGTCCCTGTCGACCAAGAACTTCACTCAGACCAAAGCCGGGACCGTCCTTGCTAGCTACCTCAAGGTTCTCCCTCTGATTCTAATGATTTACCCGGGCATGATCAGCCGCGCTCTCTGGCCCG atGAAATAGCATGTCAGGATCCCGAGCGTTGCATGGCTGTGTGCGGAAACCCGAATGGTTGCTCTGACATCGCATACCCGCGACTTGTGCTAAAATTGATGCCAACTG GTCTAAAAGGATTAATGTTCGGTGCCATGCTGGCTGCACTCATGAGCACGCTGACGTCCGTTTTCAACAGCTTAAGCACCCTCTTCACCATGGACGTATGGACCAAATTTCGGCCCCTGGCTAGAGAGAGCGAGCTTCTAATTGTAGGAAG GACCAGTACTGGTGTCATGGCCATCATCGCGGTGCTGTGGCTACCTCTAATCCAAGCTTCAGGAACGGGACAGCTCTTCGTCTACATCCAGTCGATGACGTCATACTTGACTCCACCCATTTTCGCTGTCTATGTGGCAGGAATGTTTTGGGAGCGCATCACCGAAAAA GGCGCCTTCTACGGCCTGCTTTCGGGCGTTGTTGTGGGCGTCCTCCGCATGGTGCTCGACTTCGTGTACACAAGTCCCGGATGTGGCCAACCCGACCACCGGCCAGAGATCGTGAAAAACTTCCACTACCTTCACTTTGCCTGCGTGCTCTTCGCCGTGACGCTCCTAATGATCGTCATTATTAGTCTCTTCACGGAACCCATCCCCAGCGAAAAG CTCGTGCGTCTCACGTGGTGGACGAGACACAGCAAAGCTCCCCGAGAACCAATGCCTGAAGCTTACAACCCCGTCAACTCAGACAAAATAGCCAACCATCTCGACGTGGAGGAAG TGGAGATCAAGAAGCCGTCCATGTGTCGCCGCGTCTTCAACATCATTTGTGGTATCTCTTCGGCCACGCCCGAAGACCAGCCGGCACCGGAGTCACTGGAAAAGATGCGATCCCTGGAAGAGACGCCATTTTGGCGGCGAGTGATGATCGCCAACCTTATCATCGCCATCGGGTTCGGTGTCTTCCTTTTCGCCTTCTTCGGCTGA